A genomic window from Micromonospora sp. WMMA1947 includes:
- a CDS encoding polysaccharide biosynthesis protein, with the protein MSEVRPGPEPEAADGRRTGLGAAGVAVTLAGVLVNGLAYLVPVLAARKLDADDLGALATALGLVAIAGVPGLGLQLAVAVHHARHGPSDTRRLTVLTAAVCAGALLVATPVLVAALDLPAVVPALLAVTTASVVLSSRSLGELQGGQRFLRLATAMALLAAARYGGVIVGLLLGAGLTGALGIGALTAALAPPALARLTGTPRRPSAAPRLTVAQVTAGCGATLAMLVVSYADLLLARQLLPPSGSGAYSVGTVLTKGALWAPQVAAVLALPRLARGDRRSRTVALAVTGACGLVLVGASAVAGGLAFRLVGGPDYTALGRYAPLFAAVGALYAVTFVLLNDRLAGGVRWAAAPLWLGTGALVTVAAILRPRTVGGLVAAALATAVVTTLLMAVPARRRSASHPAAGDRSSPPGPATARTRSAPAAPPG; encoded by the coding sequence GTGAGCGAGGTACGGCCGGGCCCCGAGCCGGAGGCGGCGGACGGCCGGAGAACCGGGCTGGGCGCGGCGGGCGTTGCCGTCACGCTCGCCGGTGTCCTGGTCAACGGCCTGGCCTACCTGGTGCCGGTGCTCGCCGCCCGGAAGCTGGACGCGGACGACCTCGGCGCGCTCGCCACCGCCCTCGGCCTGGTGGCCATCGCCGGTGTGCCGGGGCTCGGCCTGCAACTGGCAGTCGCCGTGCACCACGCCCGGCACGGCCCGTCCGACACCCGGCGGCTCACCGTGCTGACCGCGGCCGTGTGCGCGGGGGCGTTGCTGGTGGCGACGCCGGTGCTGGTCGCCGCGCTGGACCTGCCCGCGGTGGTGCCCGCGCTGCTGGCGGTCACCACCGCCTCGGTGGTGCTCTCGTCGCGCTCGCTCGGCGAGTTGCAGGGCGGTCAGCGCTTCCTGCGGCTCGCCACCGCGATGGCGCTGCTGGCCGCCGCCCGCTACGGCGGGGTGATCGTGGGGCTGCTGCTCGGCGCGGGCCTGACCGGCGCGCTGGGGATCGGGGCGCTCACCGCCGCGCTGGCGCCCCCGGCGCTGGCCCGGCTCACCGGTACGCCCCGGCGTCCGTCGGCCGCCCCGCGCCTGACCGTCGCCCAGGTGACCGCCGGATGCGGGGCGACGCTGGCGATGCTCGTCGTCTCCTACGCCGACCTGCTCCTGGCCCGGCAACTGCTGCCACCGTCGGGCTCCGGGGCGTACTCGGTGGGGACCGTCCTGACCAAGGGCGCGCTCTGGGCGCCGCAGGTCGCCGCCGTCCTCGCCCTGCCGCGCCTGGCTCGCGGCGACCGCCGGAGCCGTACCGTGGCGCTCGCGGTGACGGGCGCGTGCGGTCTGGTCCTGGTGGGCGCGTCGGCGGTCGCCGGCGGGCTGGCCTTCCGGCTCGTCGGCGGACCCGACTACACGGCGCTCGGCCGGTACGCGCCGCTGTTCGCCGCCGTCGGCGCGCTCTACGCGGTGACGTTCGTGCTGCTCAACGACCGTCTCGCCGGGGGCGTCAGGTGGGCGGCGGCACCGCTGTGGCTGGGCACCGGCGCACTGGTGACGGTGGCCGCGATTCTGCGCCCGCGTACCGTCGGCGGTCTCGTCGCCGCGGCCCTCGCGACGGCCGTGGTCACGACACTGCTGATGGCCGTGCCGGCGCGTCGGCGCTCAGCCAGTCACCCAGCAGCAGGTGATCGATCGAGTCCACCCGGCCCAGCGACCGCCCGGACGCGGTCCGCTCCCGCAGCTCCGCCCGGCTGA
- a CDS encoding alpha-(1->3)-arabinofuranosyltransferase family protein → MRADGTTTSPTGTDLPARETGRARQTARRFRHLTICLALTALAFQQAPGQVVPDTKVDLNVNPAGWLLRSLHLWDPTGTFGQLQNQAYGYLWPMGPFFLLGTELGIAPWIVQRLWWALLFCVAYLGVVRLAGRLGIGSPAGRMIAGVAFALSPRILTQLGWSSVESWPSAVAPWVLIPLVGLARGARLRRAVAGSAIAVACAGGVNATAVAAVVPLALLWLVTLQPLRRRVTALAAWCGAVALATAWWLIPLLVLGRYSPPFLDYIETARNTTSVTDAVTTLRGASYWVAYLASPFGATIPAGARLANETLLVVATLAVAALGVLGLSRRGMPHRRFLITGLLLGVALVGLGHTGDLPNILAGPQQQFLDGIGAPLRNVHKFDVLLRLPLALGLAHLVSLAVRAARTAPEQRRGRATARAWLTAGTAMVAVAGVASPALAGGLATPGAVKDVPGYWHEATDWLDANTGRGRVLVVPGARFPAYDWGSTTDEIAQPLLDSRWAVRNAIPFTPPATIRLLDAIESTLATGAGSAGLADLLARSGISHVLFRADLDHGRSDTARPAVVRQALERSPGLTRVVSFGPVRGGSDSPDEFRDQGLDVPGRALEVYRVDRPVQPVVAYDRDDVTTVVGGPESLLDLAASGQLGAAPTVLAGDAKAGETTGPVVLTDGLRRRDVSFGRLRDNSSQTLTADDTFAVTAPAHDYLPDWGPEWSTVARFEGISGIRASTARSQIDATGGARPEYQPYAAMDGDTATSWRSAPHSDSDKQWIEVNLANPTRVTRVEVWFDLKADALPTTVTVTAGYESRTVEQFGDHMVFELAGVHATRKVEVAVDAAFDLRPFGDKSVGISEIKIPGVETGRTLQLPAAPATDQPAGVVVSAAPSTPACFTVDGRPRCSTDAIRGSEDGSTIDRTFTLPVAGTYDTRMWARPTPGPELNAALDKLVAEAQPLRLAPQVTASSTAVPDPAGRPGAVLDGDPATSWSPALNDEAPILRLTWLEPQVISRIRFTVEDGTAATRLGSVRVVGNDGFRSNLLTNDGVLTLDPPMRTDSITIQFLDKPSVTSIDPYGLRLPEPLPIAVGEVTVLPLGTTVAPRPETPLKLACGSGPTLQVGSSRITTTLTGTVRDLLEMREMPVTACGRNTPRQLDLASGEHRVITTAGTLAVATRVALAPRTATPAAAAAAGDIEVGSWSATERRVRVSEHSVDRVLAVRENTNTGWQATIGGKTLTPLVVDGWQQGWILPAGVAGDVVLRFTPDTPYRMGLLLGGVLLAVVVLLAVLPDRRPAGDRAVAVVPAARRRLTRSLPLLAVGAAALVLHSGLLGALLVAAGFMLAVPGPRRLPWTGDPRRVRRIARAAETWLPGALVALAGWVYLESVDQHTDALPQLLTVAALGALWLPTTARRRPVRRIRPAPAAAPAVPAPRAPEPDGQPTPVPALAAAAVAAPATLAGPAVPAALAGPGPVAGVGPDRETGPVADHEAEPAANREAEPAADRDVEPAADRGPDRDPEPGPDLDGRAEPGPDGRPAPEAVPGSDGGPAARVSEIT, encoded by the coding sequence ATGCGTGCGGACGGGACGACAACGTCGCCGACGGGGACGGATCTCCCCGCCCGGGAGACCGGCCGTGCCCGGCAGACGGCGCGACGGTTCCGGCACCTGACGATCTGTCTCGCGCTCACCGCCCTCGCCTTCCAGCAGGCACCCGGGCAGGTCGTACCGGACACCAAGGTCGACCTGAACGTGAATCCGGCCGGGTGGCTGCTGCGCTCGCTGCACCTGTGGGACCCCACCGGCACGTTCGGCCAGCTCCAGAACCAGGCGTACGGATATCTGTGGCCGATGGGCCCGTTCTTCCTGCTCGGGACGGAACTCGGCATCGCGCCGTGGATCGTCCAGCGGTTGTGGTGGGCGCTGCTGTTCTGCGTCGCGTACCTCGGTGTGGTGCGGCTGGCGGGCCGGCTCGGCATCGGCAGTCCCGCCGGCCGGATGATCGCCGGCGTCGCGTTCGCGCTGTCCCCGCGCATCCTGACCCAGCTCGGCTGGTCGTCGGTGGAGTCCTGGCCCAGCGCCGTCGCGCCGTGGGTGCTCATCCCGCTCGTGGGACTCGCCCGGGGCGCCCGGCTGCGACGCGCGGTCGCCGGGTCGGCGATCGCCGTCGCCTGCGCGGGCGGCGTCAACGCCACAGCCGTCGCCGCCGTGGTGCCGCTCGCCCTGCTCTGGCTCGTCACGCTCCAGCCGCTGCGCCGCCGCGTCACCGCCCTCGCGGCCTGGTGCGGGGCGGTCGCCCTGGCCACCGCGTGGTGGCTGATCCCGCTGCTGGTCCTCGGCCGGTACAGCCCGCCGTTCCTGGACTACATCGAGACCGCCCGCAACACCACGAGCGTCACCGACGCGGTGACGACGCTGCGCGGCGCCTCCTACTGGGTCGCCTACCTGGCCTCCCCGTTCGGCGCGACCATCCCGGCCGGCGCGCGGCTGGCCAACGAGACGCTGCTCGTCGTGGCCACCCTGGCGGTCGCCGCGCTCGGCGTGCTCGGCCTGTCCCGGCGGGGGATGCCGCACCGCCGGTTCCTCATCACCGGTCTGCTGCTCGGCGTCGCGCTCGTCGGGCTCGGGCACACCGGCGATCTGCCCAACATCCTCGCCGGGCCGCAGCAGCAGTTCCTCGACGGCATCGGCGCCCCGCTGCGCAACGTGCACAAGTTCGACGTGCTGCTCCGCCTGCCGCTGGCGCTCGGCCTGGCGCACCTGGTCAGCCTCGCCGTACGCGCCGCCCGGACCGCACCCGAGCAGCGCCGCGGCCGCGCCACGGCCCGGGCCTGGCTCACCGCCGGCACCGCGATGGTGGCGGTCGCGGGCGTCGCCTCACCGGCGCTCGCCGGTGGCCTCGCCACGCCGGGCGCGGTCAAGGACGTGCCCGGCTACTGGCACGAGGCCACCGACTGGCTGGACGCCAACACCGGACGCGGACGCGTGCTCGTGGTCCCCGGCGCGCGCTTCCCCGCGTACGACTGGGGCAGCACCACCGACGAGATCGCCCAGCCGCTGCTGGACAGCCGGTGGGCGGTGCGCAACGCCATCCCGTTCACCCCGCCCGCCACGATCCGGCTGCTGGACGCGATCGAGTCGACGCTCGCCACCGGCGCCGGCTCGGCCGGCCTGGCCGACCTGCTCGCCCGCTCCGGGATCAGCCACGTCCTGTTCCGCGCCGACCTCGACCACGGCCGCTCGGACACGGCCCGCCCGGCGGTCGTCCGGCAGGCGCTGGAACGCTCACCCGGGCTGACCCGCGTCGTGTCCTTCGGCCCGGTACGCGGCGGCTCCGACTCCCCGGACGAGTTCCGCGACCAGGGCCTCGACGTGCCCGGACGGGCACTCGAGGTGTACCGGGTGGACCGGCCCGTCCAGCCGGTGGTCGCGTACGACCGCGACGACGTGACCACTGTCGTCGGCGGTCCCGAGTCGCTGCTCGACCTGGCCGCCTCGGGCCAGCTCGGCGCCGCGCCCACGGTCCTGGCCGGCGACGCGAAGGCCGGCGAGACCACGGGGCCGGTCGTGCTGACCGACGGGTTGCGACGACGCGACGTCTCGTTCGGCCGGCTGCGCGACAACTCCTCCCAGACGCTCACCGCCGACGACACCTTCGCGGTGACCGCGCCCGCGCACGACTACCTGCCCGACTGGGGGCCGGAGTGGTCGACCGTCGCCCGCTTCGAGGGCATCAGCGGCATCCGTGCCTCGACCGCCCGCTCCCAGATCGACGCCACCGGCGGCGCCCGGCCGGAGTACCAGCCGTACGCGGCGATGGACGGCGACACCGCCACGTCCTGGCGGTCGGCGCCGCACTCGGACAGCGACAAGCAGTGGATCGAGGTGAACCTGGCGAACCCGACCCGGGTCACCCGGGTCGAGGTGTGGTTCGACCTGAAGGCCGACGCCCTGCCCACCACAGTCACCGTGACCGCCGGGTACGAGAGCCGCACCGTCGAGCAGTTCGGTGACCACATGGTCTTCGAGCTGGCCGGCGTCCACGCCACCCGCAAGGTCGAGGTCGCCGTCGACGCCGCGTTCGACCTGCGCCCGTTCGGCGACAAGTCGGTCGGCATCAGCGAGATCAAGATTCCTGGCGTCGAGACCGGCCGGACGCTCCAGTTGCCCGCCGCCCCCGCCACCGATCAGCCGGCCGGCGTCGTCGTGTCGGCGGCGCCGTCCACGCCTGCCTGCTTCACCGTCGACGGCCGCCCGCGCTGCTCCACCGACGCGATCCGCGGCTCGGAGGACGGCTCCACCATCGACCGCACCTTCACGCTGCCGGTGGCCGGGACGTACGACACGAGGATGTGGGCGCGGCCGACGCCCGGCCCGGAGCTGAACGCCGCCCTGGACAAGCTTGTCGCCGAAGCCCAGCCGTTACGCCTCGCGCCGCAGGTCACCGCGTCCTCGACGGCGGTGCCCGACCCGGCCGGCCGGCCCGGCGCGGTCCTCGACGGCGACCCGGCCACGAGCTGGTCACCGGCGCTGAACGACGAGGCGCCGATCCTGCGCCTCACCTGGCTCGAACCGCAGGTCATCAGCCGGATCCGGTTCACCGTCGAGGACGGGACCGCCGCCACCCGGCTCGGCAGCGTCCGGGTGGTGGGCAACGACGGTTTCCGCAGCAACCTGCTCACCAACGACGGTGTGCTCACGCTCGACCCGCCGATGCGAACCGACTCGATCACCATCCAGTTCCTCGACAAGCCGTCCGTCACGAGCATCGACCCGTACGGCCTGCGCCTGCCCGAGCCGCTGCCCATCGCGGTCGGTGAGGTGACGGTGCTGCCCCTCGGGACCACCGTCGCACCCCGCCCGGAGACGCCGCTGAAGCTGGCCTGCGGATCGGGCCCGACGCTCCAGGTCGGCTCGTCCCGCATCACCACCACGCTCACCGGCACGGTGCGCGACCTGCTGGAGATGCGCGAGATGCCGGTCACCGCCTGCGGCCGGAACACACCCCGGCAGCTCGACCTGGCCAGCGGCGAGCACCGCGTCATCACCACGGCGGGCACGCTCGCCGTCGCCACCCGGGTCGCGCTGGCGCCGCGCACCGCCACGCCCGCCGCGGCGGCCGCCGCCGGCGATATCGAGGTGGGTTCCTGGTCGGCCACCGAGCGTCGGGTACGGGTGTCCGAACACTCCGTCGACCGGGTGCTCGCGGTCCGGGAGAACACCAACACCGGCTGGCAGGCGACCATCGGCGGGAAGACGCTCACCCCGCTCGTGGTGGACGGCTGGCAGCAGGGCTGGATCCTGCCCGCCGGTGTCGCCGGGGACGTGGTGCTGCGCTTCACGCCGGACACTCCGTACCGGATGGGTCTGCTGCTCGGCGGCGTCCTGCTGGCGGTGGTGGTCCTGCTCGCGGTGCTGCCGGACCGCCGGCCGGCCGGGGATCGCGCGGTCGCCGTCGTACCGGCGGCCCGGCGACGGCTCACCCGCTCGCTGCCGCTGCTCGCAGTCGGCGCCGCCGCGCTCGTGCTCCACAGCGGTCTGCTCGGCGCCCTGCTGGTCGCGGCGGGCTTCATGCTCGCCGTACCCGGGCCGCGCCGCCTGCCCTGGACCGGTGACCCCCGGCGGGTCAGGCGGATCGCCCGGGCGGCCGAGACGTGGCTTCCCGGCGCGCTGGTGGCGCTGGCCGGGTGGGTCTACCTGGAATCGGTCGACCAGCACACCGACGCGCTGCCGCAACTTCTGACGGTCGCCGCCCTGGGCGCGCTCTGGCTTCCCACGACCGCCCGCCGACGGCCCGTACGCCGGATCAGGCCGGCCCCGGCGGCGGCCCCGGCCGTGCCGGCGCCCCGGGCGCCGGAGCCGGACGGGCAGCCGACGCCCGTCCCCGCCCTCGCCGCCGCTGCCGTCGCCGCTCCCGCCACCCTCGCCGGTCCTGCCGTCCCAGCCGCACTCGCCGGTCCGGGTCCCGTTGCGGGCGTCGGACCGGACCGCGAGACCGGGCCGGTTGCGGACCATGAGGCCGAGCCGGCCGCGAACCGGGAGGCCGAGCCGGCCGCGGACCGCGACGTCGAGCCGGCCGCGGACCGAGGCCCGGACCGCGACCCCGAGCCGGGTCCGGACCTGGACGGTCGCGCCGAGCCGGGTCCGGACGGGCGGCCGGCACCGGAGGCCGTGCCGGGCTCGGACGGCGGCCCGGCGGCCCGCGTCTCGGAGATCACGTGA
- a CDS encoding glycosyltransferase family 4 protein has translation MPGHVLFLNWRDTRNPEGGGSEVYVERIAAELVARGFRATLFCAAHREAPADEVNAEGIRFVRRGGRHTVYLWAALCYLAGAFGLGPLAARRGGRPDILVDVCNGLPFLSPLWARRPVVKLIHHVHREQWPVVLPQWAARFGWWVESSLAVRVYRRCRYVTVSEATRRELATLGVPPEQVSVVYNGTPELPRTDVERAPFPLLVTLNRLVPHKRVEVALRAVAALADELPQLRLVVAGQGWWESHLREVADELDIADRVDFRGFVTEEEKAALLASAWVALTPSLKEGWGLTIVEAGAAGTPTVAFREAGGVAEAVVDGRTGLLADDIDDYLAKVRALLHDDEMRQEMGTQARRHAANFTWPVAGERFATLLETADSPRPVQRRGDPSYLLP, from the coding sequence ATGCCCGGACACGTGCTGTTCCTCAATTGGCGAGACACTCGCAACCCCGAGGGCGGCGGTTCCGAGGTGTACGTGGAACGGATCGCCGCCGAGCTGGTGGCGCGCGGATTCCGCGCCACCCTGTTCTGCGCCGCGCACCGCGAGGCCCCCGCCGACGAGGTCAACGCCGAGGGCATCCGATTCGTCCGGCGCGGCGGCCGGCACACCGTCTACCTCTGGGCCGCGCTCTGCTACCTCGCCGGGGCGTTCGGCCTCGGCCCGCTCGCCGCGCGCCGGGGCGGCCGGCCGGACATCCTCGTCGACGTCTGCAACGGCCTGCCGTTCCTCTCCCCGCTCTGGGCCCGGCGCCCGGTGGTCAAGCTGATCCACCACGTGCACCGCGAGCAGTGGCCGGTGGTCCTGCCGCAGTGGGCCGCCCGGTTCGGCTGGTGGGTCGAGTCGTCGCTGGCGGTACGCGTCTACCGGCGGTGCCGGTACGTCACCGTGTCCGAGGCGACGCGGCGCGAACTCGCCACCCTCGGCGTACCGCCGGAGCAGGTCTCGGTGGTCTACAACGGCACGCCGGAGCTGCCCCGCACCGACGTCGAACGCGCCCCGTTCCCGCTGCTCGTGACGCTCAACCGCCTGGTGCCGCACAAGCGGGTGGAGGTGGCGCTGCGCGCGGTCGCGGCGCTCGCCGACGAGCTGCCGCAGCTCCGGCTGGTGGTCGCCGGGCAGGGCTGGTGGGAGTCGCACCTGCGCGAGGTCGCCGACGAGCTGGACATCGCCGACCGGGTGGACTTCCGGGGCTTCGTGACGGAGGAGGAGAAGGCCGCGCTGCTCGCCTCGGCCTGGGTCGCCCTGACGCCGTCGCTCAAGGAGGGCTGGGGGCTGACGATCGTGGAGGCCGGCGCGGCGGGTACGCCGACGGTGGCGTTCCGGGAGGCGGGTGGCGTCGCGGAGGCGGTGGTCGACGGGCGTACCGGCCTGCTGGCCGACGACATCGACGACTACCTGGCGAAGGTGCGCGCACTGCTGCACGACGACGAGATGCGTCAGGAGATGGGCACCCAGGCCCGGCGGCACGCGGCGAACTTCACCTGGCCGGTGGCGGGGGAACGCTTCGCGACCCTGCTGGAGACTGCGGACTCGCCCCGCCCGGTCCAGCGGCGGGGCGACCCGTCCTACCTGTTGCCGTAG
- a CDS encoding acyltransferase: MSTATTPTIPEPSVTGRLPALDALRAIGAVAVVGHHVGFQTAVTMNTTWGGWLARLDVGVAIFFVLSGFLLFRPWALSIATGRPRPRTKRYFWRRALRILPAYWLAVVVCFVVLPGNHPASAGDWLRHLTLTQIYEAGQLGHGLSQTWSLATEVVFYLLLPLLAVLAVGRTWRPVRTVLLASSGALLTLAWVAMMGAGWLDGALHTMWFPSYGAWFGGGMALAAAHVALRTGTAPAAFRVLDDLASAPLACWAAAVAVMAIATTPIAGPRDLTSPTATEFGIKLALYLLIAVLITIPVAFGGRTRAKEAFSTGWARWMGHVSYGLFLWHPLVIELIYLLEDRPLFTGDFVNVFALTMVFGLAYAAVSYYGVERPLQALGTQSRRPTGRGPASGTSAVPATTPDVAAPA; this comes from the coding sequence ATGTCCACAGCCACCACGCCAACAATCCCGGAGCCATCGGTAACGGGCCGTCTTCCCGCCCTGGACGCGCTGCGAGCGATCGGCGCGGTGGCGGTCGTCGGTCACCACGTCGGCTTCCAGACCGCCGTCACCATGAACACCACGTGGGGCGGCTGGTTGGCGCGCCTGGACGTGGGCGTGGCGATCTTCTTCGTGCTGTCCGGCTTCCTGCTGTTCCGCCCGTGGGCGCTCAGCATCGCGACCGGACGGCCGCGGCCCCGCACCAAGCGGTACTTCTGGCGCCGGGCGCTGCGGATCCTGCCCGCGTACTGGCTGGCGGTGGTGGTCTGTTTCGTCGTCCTGCCCGGCAACCACCCGGCGTCGGCAGGTGACTGGCTGCGCCACCTCACGCTCACCCAGATCTACGAAGCCGGCCAGCTCGGGCACGGGCTCAGCCAGACCTGGAGCCTCGCCACCGAGGTCGTCTTCTATCTGCTCCTGCCGCTGCTCGCCGTGCTCGCCGTGGGACGGACCTGGCGTCCCGTCCGCACCGTGCTGCTCGCCTCCTCCGGGGCGCTGCTGACCCTCGCGTGGGTCGCCATGATGGGCGCCGGCTGGCTCGACGGCGCGCTGCACACGATGTGGTTCCCCTCGTACGGCGCCTGGTTCGGCGGCGGCATGGCGCTCGCCGCGGCGCACGTGGCCCTGCGTACCGGCACCGCGCCGGCCGCCTTCCGCGTGCTCGACGACCTCGCCTCGGCGCCGCTCGCCTGCTGGGCGGCAGCGGTCGCGGTGATGGCGATCGCCACGACGCCGATCGCCGGCCCGCGCGACCTGACCAGCCCGACCGCCACCGAGTTCGGCATCAAGCTGGCGCTCTACCTCCTGATCGCCGTCCTGATCACGATCCCGGTGGCGTTCGGCGGGCGGACCCGGGCCAAGGAGGCCTTCAGCACCGGGTGGGCACGGTGGATGGGCCACGTGTCGTACGGACTGTTCCTGTGGCACCCGCTGGTCATCGAGCTGATCTATCTGCTCGAGGACCGGCCGCTGTTCACCGGCGACTTCGTCAACGTCTTCGCCCTGACCATGGTCTTCGGCCTGGCGTACGCCGCGGTCAGCTACTACGGCGTCGAGCGCCCCCTCCAGGCGCTCGGCACGCAGAGCCGTCGGCCGACCGGCCGCGGACCGGCATCCGGGACCTCCGCCGTCCCGGCCACCACACCGGACGTCGCGGCGCCCGCCTAG
- a CDS encoding DUF3068 domain-containing protein, which produces MKLRVGAALFGLGVLLLVFAAGLPFYVAPAVTKLPYDLEPTTSVAEAKGAKFLQIKSEGGAVSIDVPQADLVSSVEVIPQPEDTKDRVPKELKGDAVIWNVFQTVKRSDNQDVISQYSTELALYRISGAAAPWDEQWLNESGAEQTPVGNVRYSGQIYKFPFGTGKRDYQVFDRDLKKTFPARFTGTEKIKGVETYRFEQRIENEVLNTPADSIKTLLGKFTPTATSGQVVYSNTRTLWVDPVTGAYIKVREQQYKELRPDTGAPTVVLDADFNYNDDTISRSVETVKENRFKIGMISVWGPIIAGVLGLIALIAGVWLVTRPKGDGNARHRADAPTSDPTSTRVDQEPVGGPLDDEIPPASTNWRSDEVPAQRSGAGEVERR; this is translated from the coding sequence GTGAAGCTTCGCGTGGGCGCCGCGCTCTTCGGGCTAGGTGTCTTGTTGCTGGTCTTCGCGGCCGGGCTGCCGTTCTACGTGGCCCCCGCCGTGACCAAGCTGCCCTATGACCTGGAACCAACGACGTCCGTCGCCGAGGCGAAGGGCGCGAAGTTCCTACAGATCAAGTCCGAAGGCGGCGCGGTCAGCATCGACGTGCCGCAGGCCGATCTCGTGTCGAGCGTCGAGGTCATCCCGCAGCCGGAGGACACCAAGGACCGCGTACCCAAGGAGCTGAAGGGTGACGCGGTCATCTGGAACGTCTTCCAGACGGTCAAGCGCAGCGACAACCAGGATGTGATCAGCCAGTACAGCACCGAGCTGGCGCTTTACCGGATCTCCGGCGCGGCGGCGCCGTGGGACGAGCAGTGGCTCAACGAGTCCGGCGCGGAGCAGACCCCGGTCGGCAACGTGCGCTACTCCGGCCAGATCTACAAGTTCCCGTTCGGCACCGGCAAGCGTGACTACCAGGTGTTCGACCGTGACCTGAAGAAGACGTTCCCGGCGCGGTTCACCGGCACCGAGAAGATCAAGGGCGTCGAGACGTACCGCTTCGAGCAGCGGATCGAGAACGAGGTGCTGAACACCCCGGCGGACAGCATCAAGACGCTGCTGGGCAAGTTCACGCCGACCGCGACCAGCGGCCAGGTCGTCTACAGCAACACCCGTACGCTCTGGGTGGACCCGGTGACCGGCGCCTACATCAAAGTGCGCGAGCAGCAGTACAAGGAGCTGCGTCCGGACACCGGCGCCCCGACGGTGGTGCTGGACGCGGACTTCAACTACAACGACGACACGATCAGCCGCAGCGTCGAGACGGTGAAGGAGAACCGTTTCAAGATCGGCATGATCAGTGTCTGGGGCCCGATCATCGCCGGTGTGCTCGGCCTGATCGCCCTGATCGCGGGCGTGTGGCTGGTGACCCGGCCCAAGGGTGACGGCAACGCCCGGCACCGGGCGGACGCGCCGACCTCCGACCCGACGTCGACCCGTGTCGACCAGGAGCCCGTCGGTGGCCCGCTCGACGACGAGATCCCGCCGGCGTCGACGAACTGGCGGTCCGACGAGGTGCCGGCGCAGCGCTCGGGCGCCGGCGAGGTGGAGCGCCGCTGA
- a CDS encoding DUF6230 family protein, whose amino-acid sequence MQNRLDNQGRTRWRRFAAMIVPTTAAAGAILFGMSTGAIASDITVSGQTFKIGADRLEGEGFKQYGGIVREKGENGKAGATRPVAMAEISSADLYNLCQSVRADLPGLPVVLTINAGEGKDPARAKDLVIAMDSLEGNATFTNIQIGRDASDLNPTAQRGSFGQNSDRVTIRDLKQVSRYTTSSTFNLVGLRLKVNVGDDAKGKECF is encoded by the coding sequence GTGCAGAATCGGCTCGACAACCAGGGTCGTACCCGGTGGCGGCGCTTCGCCGCCATGATCGTGCCCACCACGGCCGCCGCCGGTGCCATCCTGTTCGGCATGTCGACCGGCGCCATCGCCTCCGACATCACCGTGTCCGGGCAGACGTTCAAGATCGGGGCCGACCGCCTGGAGGGCGAGGGCTTCAAGCAGTACGGCGGCATCGTCCGGGAGAAGGGCGAGAACGGCAAGGCCGGCGCGACGCGCCCGGTCGCGATGGCCGAGATCAGCAGCGCCGACCTCTACAACCTGTGCCAGTCCGTCCGTGCCGACCTGCCCGGCCTGCCGGTGGTGCTCACCATCAACGCCGGAGAGGGCAAGGACCCCGCCCGGGCCAAGGACCTCGTGATCGCGATGGACTCGCTCGAGGGCAACGCGACCTTCACCAACATCCAGATCGGCCGCGACGCCAGCGACCTCAACCCCACGGCACAGCGGGGCTCGTTCGGCCAGAACTCCGACCGGGTGACCATCCGGGACCTGAAGCAGGTGTCCCGCTACACCACTTCCTCGACGTTCAACCTGGTCGGGCTCCGGCTCAAGGTCAACGTGGGTGACGACGCGAAGGGCAAGGAGTGCTTCTGA